The region CCTAGACTCAATATTAGCctcaattctttatattttaccaCCTAAGCATAGCTCTAAAATAACAGAATCAGGCATTATTGTTAAGAAACATAAAGCTTTGTACTTTGAAAGACCATCAGACCATAGGGATctgatgaaaaaaaatcttatatttataAAAGCACTCTCAGTTTATACAATGCTTTCCTATCCCTACCTCACAAGATTCAAAAACATCTACTGAAGTAGGCAGGGCAGATTCAGCTAACTTACACTCCAGGCTAACTGCTCTCCTAATTTCTACCTGATTTGATCCTCTCAATCTTATGTTCactcaatattcattcattcagttcacAAGTATCTGCATGCCTCCTATGTTCCAGAAACTTAAGTGCTGGAGATAAAGTGCAGAAGAATAAGAACTTGGTCACTGCCTATAAAGAGCTTACAAATAATTTTAAGTGTGATGACTGCTACAAAAAAGGATAGGATGATATAGGAACATGACAGAGAATCCTAACCTAGAATGGAGGTCAGGGAACTCTAAGTAAGTGACTCATATCTGAAGGATGAGTATGAGTTGGGGAGACACAAATGGAGAGTGGGTGTGGGGTCTGATGTGGGTACAGGAGATAGCAGATACAACAGTCCTCAGTTGAAAGAGAGCGTGGTAATTTCAAGAGAGAGAAGTATAGTACTTCAGAACACAGTCGGCAAGAAGGACAGTGCTACGAACTAAGACTACAAAGATAAGCAGTGAGTCAGCACACATTTGAGAGCCTACTGTGTATCAGGCATTGTTCTGAGTACTGATAAGAGTGGGTAACAAGAAAGACATGTTTCCTTGTCTTTAAGAGCTTAGATTTCAGGAGGTTTGGGGAGCagtaataaacatataaataaataaatgtaatttgaaGTACTGTAagttttatgaagaaaataaaacagggtttTGTCGTAGAAAGTGACTGGGAGGCTGCTTTAGCTAGCGTGGCCAGCGAAGGCCTTTCAGAAGAGATCACAGCTGAGTTAAGGTCTTAATGGAAAGTGAAACAACAAAGTCGAGGGGAAAAGCATTCCAAGCAGGAAAAAACAGCAGGCACAGACGTCCTGTGATGATGGGTAGTTTAACGCAGCAGTCTcaaacctttttggcaccagggaccggtttcgtggaagacaattcttctttgggggtgggggagaatggTTTCAGGGTGATTCAAGCACATcaaatttattgtgcactttatttctattatcattacattgtaatatataatgaaataattatataactcaccataatgctgataggaggcggagctcaggcagtaatgtgagcgatcGGGAGCGGCTGTAagtacagatgaagcttcgctcacaggcctgctgctcacctcctactgtgcggcccggttcctaacaggccacggaccacaCTAGCggtccgtggcctgggggttggggtccCCCGGTTGAATGGACAGAAAGGTCAGTGTGACTGGATCACAGAGAAGGAAGACAgagtagaaagaaaggaagtcaCAGAGATAGGCAGGAGCCAGATCATATAAGGCCTGTAGGTCATTGTAAAGAGTTCAGATTTTATGCTAAGGGTtttataaaaagaagtgaaattttttttgatttatgCTTTAGAAATAGCACTCTGACTGACAAGAAGAAGATGAACTGTAATTAAGAGTACAAGAGTAGAAGCAGGGAGACTAGTTAGGATGATTTGTACTAGTCCAGCAGAAAGATGCTTCTGATTTGGACTTTAAGGTCTTAGTAGTTAGTGACTAGTTAGATTTGGGGTATATTTTAGACTGATGGGCTAGATGTGGGGATCAAGGATGGCTCTTGATTTTGGCCTCTGCTATTAGAAGGGAATGGTACACACCCTTTACTGAGATGGAGAAGGATTCTGGAGAAAAAAGATTTGCCAttctctttctgttctgttttggttAAGCGTGAGAGGCCTGTTAGACATCCTAATGGATGTTTCCAGGGGGTGGTCTCCTACTATGCAAGGAATGGAAATCAGGATAGAAATATAAATGAGTCATCAGTGTTTAGATAGTTATTTGAAGCTATTGGAATGGATGAGATCATCCAGGGAGAAAATACAGACAGAGAAGGGATGAGGGCCTTCCTTATAGGCCAGGTTACGGACTGCGAAGTCTATCCTAAGAGAAACAGGACTGCACTGAAGGGCATAATAGAGAGATGACATGACCACATGTCTTTGGGTTTTAAAAaacgaacaaaacaaaaaaccaaaacaaactctCTGACTGTAATGTGGGAAATAACCCAGAACCAGAACAAATGAAAGAGGATCAGCCAGGAGACTCCTGTGGTTCCAGGCAGAAGCTGATAACAGCATGGTCTACAGTGATGAGTGGAGATGAAGACAAGTGGACTGGTTTGGAAGACGTCTAGTCATGATTTGGTGACTTTATGGGGTAAGGGAGAAGGACGGATAAGGATAATTGTGAGTTGCTTGAACAAATCATTGAAAAAGTACAAGTGCCACTTCCCAAAAAAAGGAGCCTTAGAAAGTAAGTTTTGGAGGGGAAGATGTTGAGTCCATTTTTGGACATGCTCAATTTTAAGGTGCCCACGAGATATCCAAAGAGAGATTCTAGGTAGACTGCTGGCTATTGTGGTAGATTTACTATCTGAAGATGAAGGAACTAAAGTTCAGAAAAGTCCAGGATGTACGGCCGAGTATACCTTTCCCAGATGCCAACATTCAAGGATCTGAGTAGCTGAACAGAGAGATCTGAGTGCCCTGACTCAGATTCAGTCAGGCATCTGAAAGCCAGAAACTCATTCAAACCATTAAGACATGATGTGACAAGATGTGTTGCGATGGAAGACTTGTTTTCAGGGCAACTGCTAAGCCTGGGTTACAGGACGGTAGGGACAGAATGATCACTTttgtgggtggtttttttttaagttgctttttttttttcttttttcaggagGGTGCGGTGAGCGGAGCTGGGGGCCTAAGAAGACTGGATCTCTGCCAGAGGCAGCTTTCCGTGCTGGGTGCGGTGTGGCGGCAAGAACAGCCCCCAGACAGGGATCTTCGCCTCGGCGCTGCTCACTCGCCCGTGGAAGGGGATGTGGACGCAGCTCGTGGCGCCCGCCCGGCTTCCCTCCCTGCCCGCCCGGCTCCCCCTCGCACCTCCACAGCCTGCGACCTGTGCGCCAGGCCTGCCGCCCCGACCACGAGGCCCTGCGCTGGGCACAGCCCAGGCGTCGTGTGCACTGGGCTTCCAAAAGGGCCCGGAGCTGCGAAGGCTGCCTCAGGGGGCGGCTGTGGAGTGGGGCTGGGGCCTGAAATCTCCCTCAGAGTAAGGCGCCAACCCTACCAGAGCACCAGGCCGCTGCCGGCCGTTACCTCAGACCCAAGGACCGCCCAGGCTCGGCCAGGCTCTTTCTCATAAGGGTTCTTCGCGCCTCATCAAAGTGGCCCCGGCCGGGGTACCCACTAAGAACTTCTCTCTGAAAAAGGCAGGCGCCGACCTCTCACGAAGCCTGGCTAGCTGACTCAACGACTCGCCCGACCGCCTGCCCGCGCCTCAGTTCAAGCCGCGCTCCGGACAGGCCCTTGGCGCACGCGCAGCTGCGCTCCAGGGTCACCTGGTGGGCGGGCGCTCCGAGGCCTGGCCGCGGTCTGCGCGTGTGCGCCGCTGCGACCGCGTCCAGGGGTCGCGCGAGGCCGAGACCCAGAGCGGCCCGCGGCCCCACGCGCCCCACCCGCTGGGGCACAGAAGTTCAGCGCCTTTCCGTGGTTCCCGGGCTTGTCCGCCCATTGGTCTTTTCGCGCCCACTGCGCGCCTGGCGTGGGCGGGTCCGGTGCAGTGGACCGCGGAGCCCCTACTGTGTGTGGAGCGTCGTGGGAGCACTTTTCGTACACgctctcctttaatcctcaccccGGTGCTGTACAGCAGTTACTAATATCCCAGTTCTAAAGAGGCTCCAAAACGGGAGCGACTTGTGGACATTCAaaaacactgggcttccctggtggcgcagtggttaagaatccgcctgccaatgcaggggacacgggttccagccctggtccgggaagatcccacataacgcggagcaactaagcccgtgcaccacaactactgagcctgtgctctagagccccccgagccacagctactgaagcccgcgcgcctagagcctgtgctccgcaacaagagaagccaccgtaatgagaagcccacgcaccgcaacaaagagtacccccgctcgccacagctagagaaagcccgcgcgcagcaactaggacccaacgcagccaaaaataaataaataaatttatatatatataaaaaagaactgGAACACTCAGATGGGTATGGGTCTTTGTGATTCCAAAGCCCAGCACATTCCCATCCACTTTCTGCTGATCAAATTCTGACGGTGTTGTGAATTATTAAGCCATTTCGTTGCAGGAAAGTGgagcccttccagggcccgagagtgggctcttgtctaacactcagaaatgaattgtccgaggagacacacgtgctgacaaagcaagagactttattagGAAGGGGTGCCTGGGTGAAGAACAAGAGGGTAAGagaacccaggaggactgctctgtgccacgtggctcgcagtctggGGTGTTATGGTGATGGGATTAGTTTTgccaccactaatctgttctccatctccataatgttgtcattttgagaatgttacaTAGTGGAATCTTACAGTAGGTGGCCTTTTGAAATTATCtttttccactcagcataatgcccttgagatccatccaagttggtACGTGTCTCTGtaattcactcctttttattggtGAGTAGTAGTCAGTGGTATAGATAATTTTCCCCTGGCTTTTCAAATTTCCTACTGAGCATGAAATATTTTAAGTCTTAGGGAAAAGGAAACATACTTGTGAGAGGAGCAGTGCAGAGAGAAGCAGCTCATGCGTTCAAGGAAATTTTGTGTTGAATTAAATAATAGAATTTTAGTCTTGGCGTGCCCTCAGCATTCACCTGGGTAAGTTCTTCATGTTGTAGGAGTCCTCCTTGCAGTATCCTGGCAGGTTTTTGTGCAGCCTCTGTGTGGATGCTCCCAGTAACAGGGAAATCACTACCAGATGAAGCAGCTCATTAAATTGATACAAAATATGCCTTCCTTCCTGGAGCCTGCGCATGACTGAGAAATCTTCTGTCATAGGTTATTTTTACCCTGCCTGgagtccttccctctccccactaacTAGATAAACACAAACCCAAGATTGTGAGCAAAGCCTGCAAGAACCTGAGCAAGATGGGGATGTCCTGGATCCAGGATTGGCCTCTCTAGGGAGATTTCAGCATTCACTGGCTTAGAAAAACAAGGGGCTGCAGACcttttaaaatggaatgaaattctgCATGAACACACACACGGATACCCATGGTCCCCTAGGAATGTTCTCCTTTCTGCATGATAGGAGTGCCCTTCAGAAGGAACTGAACTGCTAATCTCAGAGGAAAGGTCTTAGATTCTCTCCTGCCTCGAGTCCCCTGTATCAGACCAGagatctcttccttttcctccagcCATCCTTGAATGCAGATTCTGATCTGTCCATGGTTCTGATTGTTAATGGTTTCACTTGGGGCCAAGGCATgggttctttcattcattcctttgcgGTAGCTTAGATTTATTGCTCACTTGCTATATGCCAGGGTCTGTGATGTGCTCCTTACATCCACCCTCTTTCTATTGAAGTATATAAGACATAACAGGAAAGAGCACATATCATAAACATACAGCTCTGTGAATTTTCGTACAGTGAATatattcatgtaaccaccacaaagatcaagaaacagaacattatcAGCACCCCAGAAGGCCCCTCCTGTCCCCTCCGAGGTTCTATCCTCCAACTGTAACCATAAACCTGACTTTTAACAGCATAGATTagcttttttctacttttaaactttatataagtGGATCATACAAATTGTCTccacttttgtgtctggcttctatgGCCCGACGTTTGTGAAGTTTATTCACACTATTCCATATAGATGCAGTTTGTTCATTCTTGTTACTGTGTAGCATTACCTACTGTAAAATATTCCACAAGTTATTCGTTatactctttttaaataaatttatttatttaatttatttatttttggctgcattgggtcttcattgcagctttctctagttgtggcgagcgggggctactcttcattgcagtgcacgggcttctcattgcggtggcttctcttgttgaggagcaccagctctaggtgcgcaggcttcagtagttgtgactcgtgggctctagagtgcaggctcagtagttgtggtgcacgggcttagttgctccacagcatgtgggatcttcctggaccagggctcgaactcatgtcccctgcattggcaggtggattcttaaccactgcgccaccagggaagttcctattcGTTATACTCTTGAtggggcatttgggttgtttccagttttctacCCTTATCCATATTCCTGATATAAAAattctgttcatgtcttttggtgaacatatgcttttctattatatatataatatatattatatttacatgtatatatggatatgtatacacatacaaacatatacaTAGGGTAAATTGTGGGTGGGTACATTTTTcagttcccatttttcagataagaaatCTGAGGCTTGAAGAAGTTGAGCCAGGAAGTAGTGGAGCTGGGACATGAACCCAATCCTATCTGGCCCTGGAGCTCAAGCTCTCTCACCATCATGCTTTCCTGCCTCCCAATGAATGAGCTGTTTAAAAGTACTCATGGAGCGCTTGACTGGTTGCTGCCATTGAGGGAGATGGAAAGATAAAAAGCCACAGTCAcacaagaaggaaaatgatagatGCTGGTGAAAGGCACATGGGTGTCATGAGGAGCCTGAGGGGGTCATTTTTATCTTGGAGGGTCataggaggcttcctggaggaaggagcATTTGACGAGAAAGGATGGGGGCAGATTCTGGGCATGCAGGAGGGAAGGAGTGCCAGGTTGAGAGAGCTCTGGGGCACAAGAAGAGGAGGCCCACATGGAGACACAGCTGCAAGGGCCTTCACagatcattttatctggtccccAGTGTCCACCCACCCATCTGTACACTGCTGGCTTCCAAATTTATATACCCAGTCTTGACCATTCCCCTAATTGCCAAACCCTTTTCTATTCAGTTAGATGGCaaataggcatctcaaacttgACATGGCCAAAACAGGCCTCCtgatctcccctcccccacacacacccactccAAGCTGCTCCTCTCCCAATCTTTCTTGGTCTTTGGCACTACCAACCACCAGTTGCTCGGGCCCCAAGTTGCAAcatcatccttccttcctccctttccccacGTCCAATCCATGAGCTCATCCCATCAGCTCTATCTATAAAGCACACCCTGAATCAGACCTCATCTTACCACCTCCCTGCCACCCCCTGGTCATGGCCACCACCATTACTCACCTGGATGAGTGCAACGGCTTCCTCACGGCTCTCCCTGCTCCTTCTGAAGTTCCATAGGGGAGAAGCCTTCtttgcctctttcagcttctggtggctccagatgTTCTTTGGTTTGAGACTGCCTAACTCCAATCTCCGCTTCTGTCTTCACATGACCTTCTTCTTTGTGTCGTCTCTTCCCATTACTAGCGACCTCCTCTTATTGGTCATTGGACTTAGGACCCACCTGGACAATCCAGCATGATTTCATCTTGAGattcttaacttaattacatcggcaagaccctttttccaaataagggcaCATTCACAGGCTATGGGTGGACTTATCTTTTAGGGAgctaccattcaacccactatagagatgaataccagaaaaaaaaataacagctcaAAGAGTTTAAATTGAATTTAAACTTTAGTCCTCCAGTGAGTGATTACTTTTCAAAGCATAGAAGACTCTTGGCCTACACCTACCTGCTATTTCAGCACTGACTGTTCATGCATCACTTCAAAGGTCATTCATTCTGAGGAGTGAGCGTCTGCATTGTGCTTACTGCAAGGCTGACTTGAGGCTGTGGATCTCTAGCCTTGCTGCAGCCTCAAACCTCCCAGATCCTCTCTGACCACTGTAGGGGCATTGCCACTGCTGCCAAAGGGTCAAAATTGTTTCCTTCTAAAGAAATGGTCTCCCCAGAGAAAGCCAGCTGCTAGTGCTGatgataaaagggaaaagaagggaTCCAAGAAAGTGCTGGTTCTCACCCAGTGTGATGGGCAGCCTCCAAGATGTCCCCCAGTGATCCTGCCTCCTGGATTTTATGCCCTTGTGTAATCTTTTCTTCTTGAGCATGGGCTGGATCTAGTGAGTTGCCTCTACTCAATAGAATACAGTAAAAGTGACAGGATGTCATGTCTGAAATTAGGTTAcaaaaagactgtggcttctgTATCGCTCACCGTTTTTCACTCTCTAGCTTACTTGCTCTGAGGGAAGCAGCTGCCATGTTGAGCGGCCCTGTGGAGACGCCCAAGTGGCAAGGAAATAATACCTCCAGCCAACAGCCTATAAGAAcctgagggggacttccctggtggtccagcggttaagactctgtgctcccaatgctgggggcccaggtttgatccctggttagggaactagatcccacgtgctgcaactaaagaccctgcacagccaaataaataaataaatattaaaaagaaaagaaaaagaacctgaGGTCCTCAGTCCAACAGCCCTCCAGGAACccaatcctgccaacaacctTGTGAATAAGCTTGGGGGTGGACCTTCCGAGGCCTGCAGACAGCCACACTAGTGCGCTTGGAGGTGGATCCTCCCAGTCGAGCCTTCAGATGATTGCAGCCCTGGCCAACACTTAGATTGGAGCCCGTGAGACACCCTGAGCCAGGGGTACCTGCTAAGCTGTGCCCAGATTCCCACTCCACAGGGACTgagatgataaatgtttgttgattaaGGCACTGAGTTTTggaataatttgttatgcagcaatagatacaCCCAGATACAGATTTCTAGGATATATTCAACCATGTGGAAGGCTTCTGCTACAGTGGTAGTTGTGTTTACAGTTTGGGGATTCACAGATATTAGCTCATCTCCCTCAAGAATCTACAACACCTCCTTGCACTCCTTTGATTCtgtctatatttttaaacaaacataaTATCACACTATAGTGACAGTTGCACATTCTATTTTTTCTGCTTCATATGTCATAAGCATTTTCTCAcctcattaaatattcttcaaagCATTCTTTGTTCTTACCATCTCTTCAGGGTATGAGTGTACCAACGTTAATTAAGTCACTCCCTTCTCTTACTTGTTTTGAGCTTAAAGTAGGGTTTTACCTTCTTGGGTCACATCTATGGGCATGTTTCGGCCCCTCCATTCAGGGCCTACAGGGAAAGTTCCGGGAAGGTAGAAGGCAGGATCACCTGTGGTTAAGTGCTCCTAAAGTTACATTGACCCTATACCATttcctagctatgtgaccttaacATCTCTGGGCTTCACTTTCCCCTTCCAAACAGAGGGGTAATAACTATATCTACCTTGCAGAGTTATTAGAGGCATCATTGAGTTAACCCGAGTTAAACACAGAGTGCCTGACAAATTTTAGGGTATATAGGCATAAGCCAGGCCACAGTATCCTCATCTCCCTCTGAGTCCTGGAGCACTGTACATCATATCGACTCTTGTCCCAgacctccaaccaacagcatctTGGCTTCCCTCCCACCAGGCTGTTCTCCCTGAATCTACTGGTGACCCCAGCTCTGCAGCCAGCCACAATCCTGTGGCCATGACACCTCCTCTTACTGCATGAGTCCAAGCACGTCCATCCCATCtcaaggcctcagtttcctcatctgcaatatgggcggggggggggggtggttggaTTAGGAGGTCTACGAGGGATCACCCGCCTCTGAGATTCTAGACTATTCCCTCTTCTTGCAAAGGCCCTTTGGTTTCAATAGTACAAAATACAGCCAGAGCTTTAAACAACTAACCAAAGCAAAAAGAATTGGACAATATTTTATTTACCATAAAGTCTAGGTACCAAGACTTATGCTCAGCATCCTGGAGTGTGTCAAATACTAGCATAGTGTCTGTTTACATGTGTGTGAAAATCTGGGTGAAGAGCTGGAGTTTCTCATCTCAGGCCCCTTACGGTGTTTGTCCTGAGTCTGAATGAGAacccgccaccccccaccccacccccatccccgagCAGGCGCTACAGCTGAGCTCCCACCTAGCCCCAAGCCCCTGCTCTTCCAGCTGCCATCAGGCCAAAGAGCAATGAGGGGCACTGCTCAGAGGGGCCTGAGGGTAATGAGGGTCTGAGGGCTGCACAGGGATGGGGGTGATACCGGAGAAGACACAGTTCTCACGGTGGCCAGGTTCAAGTCCAGCACTTGCTTAAACATAACTTTGCGCCTGGTCCTTCCCTCATTCTTTCCACCTGCCTTTTGTGCATGACATGAATGCTCTCAGAAGTCCACCCACCATGGCCCCGGGAGAAGGGGGGAGGCAGGGAGTTATTGGGGAATAGCCTGGAGAGCTGACCCTTCGCAATCTCCCCAAGGTCACGGTATGGCTATGGGTACTCAGCATGTAGAAATCCCAGGGGGGACCGCTCCAGGCTTGTCCCCAACTCCAACCCACAGGTTCAGTTCTTTGGCactgaaaagaacagaaagaattCACTTCTGGGCTCCTGcctggcccctccccacccaggcttGGACTCTGGACCAGCCCCAGCGAGGGCAAGGTTTCAGAGACTGCAGGGCTCTGTGGCCCTGGGAATCACAAAGCAGAAGGGAgagcccctccccactcccagcacTTAAACCTCTCACACCAGTTCTCAGTTTCTAGGACTTCAGCCCCTAGGGTGCCTGGGCCATGATTCCACTAGGAGAAGGAGGAGCAGATCGTGGTGTTTCAGGTCCCAAGAAAGGCTATGTGACCTTAGACGAGTCATTTGGCTTCTCTGAGCCTGTCCCCTTCCCAATCCTGAAAAATAGACTGACAATCTGGATTCTGCAGGATGACCATGAGGTTGAAATAAGAAAGGAGCGGTGACAGGACCTGGCAGAGTGGTGGGCACACAGTGACAGCTTCCTTTCCCTGGTGAAATCCTGGTTCAGCTGGTCAGCCAATAAAGGCAGCTTCCAGTGGCAACAGAGGAGATGCCCATGTGCTGAGGCTGCTTCCTGAGTCCAAGGAAGGGGCCAGCCCAGCTCTGGGGGCCGGGTTAGAAGTGGACTTGAGCAGAGGAGAGCAGGGGGAAGGCCAGAGAGGGTGGGGCCCTTGCCGATCTGTTGCTGAGGAAGCAGGCTTTATGCTCCCTGCCCTGCAGAAAGCCCAGCCCCAGAGCAGCTGAGGGGCTGTGGGTTGAGGACGCCAGCTTCCCCCTGGTGGGGTGCTCCAGCCCGAGGGACTGTAGAGGGGGAGgttgggctggggggctgggcagGAGGGTGCTGAGCTTGGAGGAAGACCTCAGCAGGCCGGAGCCAGTGGGCGAGGCAGATTGGACAGGGCTAGGGGACGGCTGGCCAGAGGATGCAGTGACAGGGGCGGGACCAAGGGACAGTGAGGGCAGAGGGGACAAGAGGAGGCCAAGGGAACCATGAGGCTGTGGATCTGGAGAGAGCTGCAGAGCCATCGGAGAGGAGACCGGGGTCCGGAACGGGCCTGGCTGTTCCTGGCAGCCATGTGGTCCAGGGCGCACGGGGCCTGGGGGCCACTCAGCCTGGCCCCAGTGGCCAGGGGGCACTGGAGCCAAGCAGGAGGCACAGTCCATGGGGCACAGGCGCTCATGCATGTGCAGGGTCCGACTCCACCACGCCAGCTCAGCCTGAAGGGCCTGGATCTCCTTCCGCAGGGTGTGGTT is a window of Eschrichtius robustus isolate mEscRob2 chromosome 11, mEscRob2.pri, whole genome shotgun sequence DNA encoding:
- the BATF2 gene encoding basic leucine zipper transcriptional factor ATF-like 2 isoform X2; the encoded protein is MHLCGGDGPLTRMDPEEHQRQLKKKQNNRAAAQRSRQKHTNKADALHQHESLEKRNHTLRKEIQALQAELAWWSRTLHMHERLCPMDCASCLAPVPPGHWGQAEWPPGPVRPGPHGCQEQPGPFRTPVSSPMALQLSPDPQPHGSLGLLLSPLPSLSLGPAPVTASSGQPSPSPVQSASPTGSGLLRSSSKLSTLLPSPPAQPPPLQSLGLEHPTRGKLASSTHSPSAALGLGFLQGREHKACFLSNRSARAPPSLAFPLLSSAQVHF
- the BATF2 gene encoding basic leucine zipper transcriptional factor ATF-like 2 isoform X1 translates to MHLCGGDGPLTRMDPEEHQRQLKKKQNNRAAAQRSRQKHTNKADALHQQHESLEKRNHTLRKEIQALQAELAWWSRTLHMHERLCPMDCASCLAPVPPGHWGQAEWPPGPVRPGPHGCQEQPGPFRTPVSSPMALQLSPDPQPHGSLGLLLSPLPSLSLGPAPVTASSGQPSPSPVQSASPTGSGLLRSSSKLSTLLPSPPAQPPPLQSLGLEHPTRGKLASSTHSPSAALGLGFLQGREHKACFLSNRSARAPPSLAFPLLSSAQVHF